From a single Fusobacterium ulcerans ATCC 49185 genomic region:
- a CDS encoding TrkH family potassium uptake protein, with protein MMTLTGVDILIKRYKVILGYTGTIIMGIGFALLTPLITIFFFQYSFREVFSFLITATITILIGLKLRRFTSKQENITISIQEGGIIVLFSWIGTIFISALPFLIAGELNFIQSVFEVVSGYTTTGLSVVNVSVISPMFLLWRSIMQLLGGVGLIVIMLSAIIGPHGVGLYNAEARSDKIVPNIKKTAVMIIIIYLSYIFAGILLYIIAGMGIFDAINHSIAAVSTGGFSTKAESIGYYNSPAIELITIILMIAGTINFAAHAILWKGKIKEFFSIGEFKMMIFMLSFFIPLILYFTTFNMFSDLSKSVRVAFFEIVSGISTTGFSTVSYNNWNDFGIFILILMMIVGGGTGSTAGGIKQYRVYVLLKSLWWNIKSYILPRNIVKEYSVKRPDGRFYVSDKHIIEICSVTTVYIISFLIFVIILMAHGYGLKESMFEIASCLSTVGLSMGITSPEAPNMVLVTEIIAMFLGRLEFIVIFYSILKIIKDFKFINEKN; from the coding sequence ATGATGACATTGACTGGAGTGGATATATTAATAAAAAGATATAAAGTTATTTTAGGTTACACAGGAACTATTATTATGGGAATAGGATTTGCTTTATTGACACCATTAATAACTATATTTTTTTTCCAGTATTCCTTTAGAGAGGTTTTTTCTTTTTTGATAACAGCTACTATAACAATTTTAATAGGATTAAAATTAAGAAGATTCACAAGTAAACAAGAGAATATAACTATTTCAATTCAAGAGGGTGGAATAATAGTTTTATTTTCATGGATAGGAACTATTTTTATCTCAGCACTTCCATTTTTAATTGCTGGGGAATTAAACTTTATTCAATCAGTTTTTGAAGTGGTCAGTGGTTATACAACAACTGGACTATCTGTTGTAAATGTTTCTGTAATTTCACCAATGTTTTTGTTGTGGAGAAGCATAATGCAACTTTTAGGAGGAGTTGGGCTAATTGTTATAATGCTTTCTGCTATTATTGGTCCACATGGAGTTGGGTTATATAATGCTGAGGCAAGATCAGATAAAATTGTTCCAAATATAAAAAAAACTGCAGTTATGATAATAATAATATATTTAAGCTATATATTTGCTGGAATTCTTTTGTATATAATAGCTGGAATGGGAATTTTTGATGCTATAAACCATTCCATTGCAGCAGTATCTACTGGAGGATTTTCAACTAAGGCAGAAAGTATTGGTTACTATAATAGCCCTGCAATAGAATTGATTACAATTATTTTAATGATTGCAGGAACAATAAATTTTGCAGCACATGCTATTTTATGGAAAGGAAAAATAAAAGAATTTTTTAGTATTGGGGAATTTAAGATGATGATATTTATGCTTTCATTTTTTATCCCTTTAATTTTGTACTTTACAACATTTAATATGTTTTCTGATTTATCTAAAAGTGTAAGAGTAGCATTTTTTGAAATAGTATCAGGAATTTCAACTACTGGCTTCTCTACTGTTTCATATAATAATTGGAATGATTTTGGAATATTCATACTTATTTTAATGATGATTGTAGGTGGAGGAACAGGATCCACTGCTGGAGGAATAAAACAATATAGAGTATATGTTCTTTTAAAATCATTATGGTGGAATATTAAAAGTTATATTCTTCCAAGAAATATTGTTAAGGAATATTCTGTTAAAAGGCCTGATGGAAGATTTTATGTAAGTGATAAACATATTATAGAAATATGTTCAGTAACAACTGTATATATTATTAGTTTTTTAATATTTGTAATTATTTTAATGGCTCATGGCTATGGATTGAAAGAAAGCATGTTTGAAATTGCATCTTGTCTAAGTACAGTAGGTTTATCTATGGGGATAACTTCTCCAGAGGCTCCTAATATGGTATTAGTAACTGAAATAATAGCTATGTTTTTAGGAAGATT